In Streptomyces sp. NBC_00569, a single genomic region encodes these proteins:
- a CDS encoding FAD-binding and (Fe-S)-binding domain-containing protein, which produces MPLLEPKPEALRPGPHRGGPAPDRVPDAQAGGTPEPLRSELSGLLGTDKVLTHISDLVRYASDASPYRFVPQVVVVAEDIDDVSAILSYAHGKGREVVFRAAGTSLNGQAQGEDILVDVRKHWAGIEVIGDGERARIGPGTTVVRANATLARHGRVLGPDPASAIACTIGGVVANNASGMTAGTTRNSYRTVASLTFVLPSGTVVDTADPDADALLEHAEPALCVGLLEIKGEIEADAELVARIRAKYEIKNTNGYRLDAFLDGDTPVEILRGLMVGSEGTFGFISDVVFDTLPLDRKVSTALLFFPSLPAAAAAVPLFNAAGAIAVEVMDGNTLRASVRVEGVPADWARLPKSTTALLVEFRAPDEPAQERYEAAAAKVLDGLELVAPVASVTNAFTRDAKTIGGYWKARKAFVTAVGGSRPSGTTLITEDFAVPPSRLAEACEALLELQTRHGFDAAVAGHAAHGNLHFLLAFDAGRPEDVERYAAFMDEFCRLTVERFDGSLKAEHATGRNIAPFLELEWGAKATELMWRTKQVIDPDGVLAPRIVLDRDPKAHLRGLKTIPKVELIADPCIECGFCEPTCPSEDLTTTPRQRIVLRREMMRQPSGSPVEDGLVEAYGYDAVDTCAGDSTCKLACPVGIDTGAFMKDFRHARHTPREERVAAFTAKNFKAVEASARLAVAAAGKIGDRLLTSVTQAARKAVRPDLVPEWLPEIPAAAARKLPRTARVGAAAVYYPACVNRIFGTPGDVSLAQAMVAVSARAGRSVWIPDDVAGTCCATIWHSKGYDEGYIVMANRIVEAAWGWTAGGRLPLVVDASSCTLGLAHEVVPYLTDDNRELHKELKIVDSIVWAADELLPHLTVHRTVGSAVLHPTCSMEHLGDVAQLRAVAEACAGEVVVPDDAGCCAFAGDRGMLHKELTESATRKEAAEVTSRGFDAHLSANRMCEVGMDHATGRSYYSVIVELERATRP; this is translated from the coding sequence ATGCCCCTGCTGGAGCCGAAGCCGGAAGCGCTGCGCCCGGGACCGCACAGGGGAGGCCCGGCGCCCGACCGGGTGCCGGACGCGCAGGCCGGCGGGACCCCGGAGCCGCTGCGCTCCGAGCTGTCCGGGCTCCTGGGGACGGACAAGGTCCTCACGCATATCTCCGACCTCGTGCGGTACGCCTCCGACGCGAGTCCCTACCGTTTCGTGCCACAGGTCGTGGTGGTCGCCGAGGACATCGACGACGTGTCGGCCATCCTGTCCTACGCACACGGCAAGGGCCGCGAGGTGGTCTTCCGCGCGGCGGGCACATCGCTGAACGGGCAGGCGCAGGGCGAGGACATCCTCGTGGACGTCCGCAAGCACTGGGCGGGCATCGAGGTCATCGGTGACGGCGAGCGGGCCAGGATCGGCCCGGGCACGACGGTCGTGCGTGCCAACGCGACGCTCGCGCGGCACGGGCGTGTGCTCGGCCCCGACCCGGCCAGCGCGATCGCCTGCACCATCGGCGGGGTCGTCGCGAACAACGCCTCGGGCATGACGGCGGGCACCACCAGGAACTCGTATCGGACGGTCGCCTCGCTCACCTTCGTACTGCCCTCGGGCACCGTGGTGGACACGGCCGACCCCGACGCGGACGCGCTGCTCGAGCACGCGGAACCGGCGCTGTGCGTGGGCCTGTTGGAGATCAAGGGCGAGATCGAGGCCGATGCGGAGCTGGTCGCCCGTATCCGCGCCAAGTACGAGATCAAGAACACCAACGGCTACCGCCTGGACGCGTTCCTGGACGGCGACACCCCGGTGGAGATCCTGCGCGGCCTCATGGTGGGGTCCGAGGGGACGTTCGGCTTCATCTCCGACGTCGTCTTCGACACGCTGCCCCTCGACCGGAAGGTGTCCACGGCGCTGCTGTTCTTCCCCTCGCTGCCCGCGGCGGCAGCGGCGGTCCCGCTGTTCAACGCGGCGGGCGCGATCGCTGTCGAGGTGATGGACGGCAATACGCTGCGGGCCTCGGTGCGCGTGGAGGGGGTGCCCGCCGACTGGGCGCGCCTGCCCAAGTCGACGACGGCCCTCCTGGTGGAGTTCCGCGCGCCGGACGAGCCCGCCCAGGAGCGTTACGAGGCGGCGGCCGCCAAGGTACTGGACGGGCTCGAACTGGTGGCGCCCGTGGCCTCGGTGACCAACGCGTTCACGCGGGACGCGAAGACGATCGGTGGCTATTGGAAGGCCCGCAAGGCGTTCGTGACGGCGGTCGGCGGATCGCGCCCCTCCGGGACGACGCTGATCACCGAGGACTTCGCGGTGCCGCCGTCGCGCCTGGCCGAGGCGTGCGAGGCACTCCTCGAACTCCAGACGCGGCACGGCTTCGACGCCGCCGTCGCAGGTCACGCGGCGCACGGCAATCTGCACTTCCTCCTCGCCTTCGACGCGGGCAGGCCCGAGGACGTCGAGCGGTACGCGGCGTTCATGGACGAGTTCTGCCGCCTCACCGTCGAGCGCTTCGACGGTTCGCTCAAGGCCGAGCACGCCACGGGGCGCAACATCGCACCGTTCCTGGAGCTCGAATGGGGCGCGAAGGCCACGGAGTTGATGTGGCGCACCAAACAGGTCATCGACCCGGACGGCGTCCTCGCGCCGCGTATCGTCCTCGACCGCGATCCCAAGGCCCATCTGCGCGGCCTCAAGACGATCCCCAAGGTGGAGCTGATCGCCGACCCGTGCATCGAGTGCGGCTTCTGTGAACCGACGTGTCCCAGCGAGGACCTGACGACCACACCCCGCCAACGGATCGTCCTGCGCCGCGAGATGATGCGCCAGCCGTCCGGTTCGCCCGTCGAGGACGGTCTCGTCGAGGCGTACGGGTACGACGCGGTGGACACGTGCGCGGGCGACTCGACCTGCAAGCTGGCGTGCCCGGTCGGCATCGACACGGGCGCCTTCATGAAGGACTTCCGGCACGCGCGGCACACCCCGCGCGAGGAGAGGGTGGCCGCGTTCACGGCGAAGAACTTCAAGGCCGTGGAGGCGTCGGCGCGGCTCGCCGTGGCGGCCGCGGGCAAGATCGGCGACCGGCTCCTGACCTCCGTGACCCAGGCGGCCCGCAAGGCCGTCCGCCCCGATCTCGTACCGGAGTGGCTGCCTGAGATCCCCGCTGCCGCCGCCCGGAAGCTGCCGCGCACCGCGCGCGTGGGGGCCGCCGCGGTCTACTACCCGGCCTGCGTCAACCGTATCTTCGGCACCCCGGGGGACGTGTCTCTCGCGCAGGCCATGGTCGCCGTCTCCGCGCGCGCGGGGCGGTCGGTCTGGATTCCGGACGATGTCGCGGGGACGTGCTGCGCCACGATCTGGCACTCGAAGGGCTACGACGAGGGCTACATCGTCATGGCGAACCGGATCGTCGAGGCGGCCTGGGGCTGGACCGCCGGGGGCAGACTGCCGCTCGTCGTCGACGCCTCGTCGTGCACGCTCGGCCTCGCCCATGAGGTCGTCCCCTATCTGACGGACGACAACAGGGAGTTGCACAAGGAGCTCAAGATCGTCGACTCGATCGTGTGGGCGGCGGACGAGCTGCTGCCGCACCTGACGGTGCACCGGACGGTCGGTTCGGCGGTCCTTCACCCGACGTGTTCCATGGAACACCTGGGCGATGTGGCGCAGTTGCGGGCCGTCGCCGAGGCGTGCGCCGGCGAGGTCGTCGTCCCGGACGACGCGGGGTGCTGTGCGTTCGCGGGCGACCGGGGCATGCTCCACAAGGAACTCACCGAGTCGGCCACCCGCAAGGAGGCGGCCGAGGTGACCTCCCGTGGCTTCGACGCGCATTTGTCGGCGAACCGGATGTGCGAGGTGGGTATGGATCACGCGACGGGCCGCAGCTATTACTCCGTGATCGTGGAGCTGGAGCGCGCGACACGTCCCTGA
- a CDS encoding MarR family winged helix-turn-helix transcriptional regulator, producing MSTPDADGLLAEQLLRLTRRLQRIQKRYLEPVGITPAQSRLLRTLVHYDTPPRMADLAERLEVVPRAVTTLVDGLETADLVRRVPDPTNRRVIRIELTEQGRKALRELRSARRTAAEDILAPLSPDQRAQLGVLLNALFETPYDHRC from the coding sequence ATGAGTACCCCGGACGCCGACGGCCTTCTCGCGGAACAGCTGCTCCGGCTGACCCGACGGCTGCAGCGGATCCAGAAGCGTTATCTGGAGCCGGTCGGGATCACGCCCGCCCAGTCCCGGCTCCTGCGCACCCTCGTGCACTACGACACGCCGCCGCGCATGGCCGACCTCGCCGAGCGCCTCGAAGTCGTACCCCGCGCCGTGACGACCCTGGTCGACGGCCTGGAGACGGCCGACCTGGTGCGCCGGGTGCCCGATCCCACCAATCGCAGGGTGATCCGCATCGAGCTCACCGAACAGGGCCGCAAGGCGCTGCGTGAGCTGCGCAGCGCGCGCAGGACCGCCGCAGAGGACATCCTGGCTCCATTGAGCCCCGACCAGCGCGCCCAGCTGGGCGTCCTGCTGAACGCACTGTTCGAGACGCCGTACGACCACCGCTGTTAG
- a CDS encoding ABC transporter ATP-binding protein, which produces MHHDEPGWTPSPSDATSPEPRQMRRILALFRPYRARLALVGLLVGAASLVSVATPFLLKEILDTAIPQGRTGLLSLLALGMILSAVMTSIFGVLQTLISTTVGQRVMHDLRTAVYGRLQRMSLAFFTRTRTGEVQSRIANDIGGMQATVTSTATSLVSNLTSVVATIVAMVALDWRLTAVSLLLLPVFVWISRRVGRERKKITTQRQKQMAAMAATVTESLSVSGILLGRTMGRADSLTRSFADESEQLVGLEVRSNMAGRWRMAVITIVMAAMPAVIYWVAGVALQFGGPAVSIGTLVAFVSLQQGLFRPTVSLLATGVQIQTSLALFQRIFEYLDLPIDITEPEKPVRLDTIKGEVRFEDVEFRYDAADGESAAILDGIDITVPAGGSLAVVGPTGSGKSTLSYLVPRLYDVTGGRVTLDGVDVRDLDFDTLARAVGVVSQETYLFHASVAENLRFAKPDATEEELHAAAGAAQIHEHIASLPDGYDTVVGERGHRFSGGEKQRLAIARTILRDPPILILDEATSALDTRTEFAVQEAIDALSANRTTVTIAHRLSTIRSADQIVVLDGGKVAERGTHEELLERDGRYAALVRRDSQLEPAR; this is translated from the coding sequence ATGCATCACGACGAACCCGGCTGGACGCCGTCGCCCTCCGACGCCACGTCGCCGGAGCCGCGGCAGATGCGCCGCATCCTGGCCCTCTTCCGTCCCTACCGCGCCCGTCTCGCGCTGGTCGGCCTGCTCGTCGGCGCCGCCTCGCTGGTCTCGGTCGCCACGCCCTTCCTGCTCAAGGAGATCCTGGACACCGCGATCCCGCAGGGCCGCACGGGTCTGCTGAGCCTGCTCGCCCTGGGCATGATCCTGAGCGCCGTCATGACCAGCATCTTCGGCGTCCTGCAGACCCTGATCTCCACGACGGTCGGCCAGCGTGTCATGCACGACCTGCGCACCGCCGTGTACGGCCGGCTCCAGCGCATGTCGCTCGCCTTCTTCACCAGGACCCGCACGGGCGAGGTCCAGTCCCGCATCGCCAACGACATCGGCGGCATGCAGGCGACGGTCACCTCCACCGCCACGTCCCTGGTCTCGAACCTCACCAGTGTGGTCGCGACCATCGTGGCGATGGTCGCGCTCGACTGGCGGCTCACGGCCGTCTCGCTGCTCCTGCTGCCCGTCTTCGTGTGGATCAGCCGCCGCGTCGGCCGCGAGCGCAAGAAGATCACCACGCAACGCCAGAAGCAGATGGCGGCGATGGCCGCCACGGTCACCGAGTCCCTCTCCGTGAGCGGCATCCTCCTCGGCCGCACCATGGGCCGCGCCGACTCGCTCACCCGGTCGTTCGCCGACGAGTCCGAGCAGCTCGTCGGGCTCGAGGTCCGGTCGAACATGGCGGGGCGCTGGCGCATGGCCGTCATCACGATCGTCATGGCCGCCATGCCCGCCGTCATCTACTGGGTCGCGGGCGTCGCGCTCCAGTTCGGCGGTCCCGCGGTCTCGATCGGCACCCTGGTCGCCTTCGTCTCGCTCCAGCAGGGCCTGTTCCGGCCGACCGTGAGCCTGCTCGCCACCGGCGTCCAGATCCAGACCTCGCTGGCGCTCTTCCAGCGCATCTTCGAGTACCTCGACCTGCCGATCGACATCACCGAGCCCGAGAAGCCCGTCCGCCTGGACACGATCAAGGGCGAAGTCCGCTTCGAGGACGTCGAGTTCCGTTACGACGCCGCCGACGGCGAGAGCGCGGCGATACTCGACGGGATCGACATCACCGTCCCCGCGGGCGGCAGCCTGGCCGTCGTCGGCCCCACCGGTTCCGGCAAGTCCACACTCAGCTACCTGGTGCCGCGCCTGTACGACGTCACGGGCGGCCGCGTCACTCTCGACGGAGTCGACGTGCGTGACCTGGACTTCGACACCCTCGCGAGGGCTGTCGGCGTCGTCTCCCAGGAGACGTACCTCTTCCATGCCTCCGTCGCGGAGAACCTCCGCTTCGCCAAGCCCGACGCCACGGAGGAGGAGCTCCACGCGGCGGCCGGGGCGGCCCAGATCCACGAGCACATCGCCTCCCTGCCCGACGGGTACGACACCGTCGTCGGCGAGCGCGGTCACCGGTTCTCCGGCGGCGAGAAGCAGCGCCTCGCCATCGCCCGCACGATCCTGCGCGACCCGCCGATCCTCATCCTCGACGAGGCGACGAGCGCACTGGACACCCGCACCGAGTTCGCCGTGCAGGAGGCCATCGACGCGCTGTCGGCCAATCGCACGACCGTGACCATCGCCCACCGGCTCTCCACGATCCGGAGTGCCGACCAGATCGTCGTCCTCGACGGCGGGAAGGTGGCTGAGCGCGGCACACATGAGGAGCTTCTGGAGCGGGACGGCCGCTATGCCGCCCTGGTCCGCAGGGACTCCCAACTGGAGCCCGCCCGCTAG
- the mltG gene encoding endolytic transglycosylase MltG has protein sequence MLNEIPQRGMMRLTRRGRASLIAMGALVAAAAAVVVPLLLPDDGGTKVPPALTVPEGWRASQVYEALDKALGVPAGTTKKAVPGAGLKLPTDAEGNPEGYLFPETYPLNDKSTPAGLLSYMVNTANRKLNGSQVTAGADRDAVSPYQTLTIASIVEAEAATKEDMGKVARVIYNRLDRGMPLQMDSTINYGLNRSTLDTTTKDTRAENPYNTYVRMGLPPTPIANPGVEAMKAAISPPQGDWVYFVTVKPGDTRFTADFNEQQKNVAEFNRLRTSDKPSSA, from the coding sequence ATGCTGAACGAGATTCCGCAACGGGGCATGATGCGACTGACGCGCAGAGGCCGGGCCTCCCTGATCGCGATGGGGGCCCTTGTGGCGGCAGCCGCGGCCGTGGTGGTGCCGCTCCTCCTCCCGGACGACGGGGGCACCAAGGTGCCCCCGGCGCTGACCGTCCCCGAAGGCTGGCGGGCGAGCCAGGTTTATGAGGCCTTGGACAAGGCCCTCGGTGTCCCGGCGGGCACGACCAAGAAGGCCGTACCCGGAGCCGGCCTCAAGCTCCCCACGGACGCGGAGGGCAACCCCGAGGGCTATCTCTTCCCGGAGACGTATCCACTCAACGACAAGTCGACTCCGGCGGGCCTGCTGTCCTACATGGTCAACACCGCCAACAGGAAGTTGAACGGCAGCCAGGTGACGGCGGGAGCCGACCGGGACGCGGTGAGCCCCTATCAGACCCTCACCATCGCGAGCATCGTCGAGGCCGAGGCGGCCACCAAGGAAGACATGGGGAAGGTGGCCCGCGTCATCTACAACCGGCTCGACCGCGGTATGCCGCTCCAGATGGACTCGACCATCAACTACGGGCTCAACCGCTCCACGCTCGACACCACCACCAAGGACACCCGGGCAGAGAACCCGTACAACACCTATGTCCGGATGGGGCTGCCGCCCACCCCCATCGCCAACCCCGGGGTCGAGGCCATGAAGGCCGCGATCAGCCCGCCGCAGGGAGACTGGGTGTACTTCGTGACGGTCAAGCCCGGCGACACTCGCTTCACGGCGGACTTCAACGAACAGCAGAAGAACGTCGCGGAGTTCAACAGGCTGCGCACGAGCGACAAGCCGTCGTCCGCCTGA
- a CDS encoding NAD(P)-binding domain-containing protein produces MNDIGVRSAAGVREVDVIVIGAGQAGLSSAYHLHRAGFEPERDFVVLDHSPRPGGAWQFRWPSLTYGKVHGMHSLPGMELTGADPVRPSSEVIAAYFASYEETFDLRVRRPVDVRAVREGDGGRLLVETSDGTWSTRALINATGTWDRPFWPRYPGQATFRGRQLHTAIYPGPEAFRGQRVIVVGGGASGTQHLMEIAPYAAATTWVTRRPPVYNEGPFDENLGRAAVALVDERVRAGLPPQSVVSVTGLPLNDAIRQARADGVLDRLPMFDRITPSGVEWEDGRRVDADVILWATGFRPAIEHLAPLKLRGPGGGIQAEDTRVVADPRIHLVGYGPSASTIGANRAGRAAVRDIKRLLAGAPVAA; encoded by the coding sequence GTGAACGATATCGGGGTGCGGAGCGCAGCGGGCGTACGCGAGGTCGACGTGATCGTCATAGGCGCTGGACAGGCAGGACTGTCCAGCGCCTATCACCTGCACCGGGCCGGCTTCGAGCCGGAGCGGGACTTCGTCGTGCTCGACCACTCCCCCCGCCCCGGCGGGGCCTGGCAGTTCCGCTGGCCCTCACTGACGTACGGCAAGGTGCACGGCATGCACTCGCTGCCGGGCATGGAACTGACCGGCGCGGACCCGGTCCGGCCGTCGTCCGAGGTGATCGCTGCGTACTTCGCCTCGTACGAGGAGACGTTCGACCTGCGCGTGCGGCGTCCCGTCGACGTGCGAGCCGTGCGTGAAGGGGACGGCGGGAGGCTGCTCGTCGAGACGTCCGACGGGACGTGGTCGACGCGGGCGCTGATCAATGCGACGGGGACCTGGGACCGGCCGTTCTGGCCGCGCTACCCGGGGCAGGCGACGTTCCGCGGGCGTCAGCTCCACACCGCGATCTACCCGGGCCCGGAGGCGTTCCGCGGACAGCGGGTGATCGTGGTGGGCGGTGGTGCCTCCGGGACGCAGCACCTGATGGAGATCGCGCCCTACGCTGCCGCGACGACCTGGGTGACACGCAGGCCGCCCGTCTACAACGAGGGCCCCTTCGACGAGAACCTCGGCCGCGCGGCCGTCGCCCTGGTCGACGAGCGGGTCCGGGCGGGACTGCCCCCGCAGAGCGTGGTGTCGGTGACGGGGCTGCCGCTGAACGACGCGATCCGGCAGGCCCGCGCCGACGGCGTGCTCGACCGGCTGCCGATGTTCGACCGGATCACGCCGTCCGGCGTGGAGTGGGAGGACGGCCGGCGCGTCGACGCGGACGTCATCCTGTGGGCCACGGGCTTCCGGCCCGCGATCGAGCATCTGGCACCGCTGAAGTTGCGCGGGCCCGGCGGCGGCATCCAGGCCGAGGACACCCGGGTGGTCGCTGATCCGCGGATCCATCTGGTGGGCTACGGGCCTTCGGCCAGCACGATCGGCGCCAACCGGGCGGGGCGCGCGGCCGTACGGGACATCAAGCGCCTGCTGGCCGGGGCGCCGGTCGCCGCCTGA